Proteins from one uncultured Anaeromusa sp. genomic window:
- a CDS encoding AbrB family transcriptional regulator — MFLMFQTGLIATCGGVLFFWLNMPLPWTLGPLAAVLLWRALLHRPAAWPIQVRNGGMLFLGYAMGAPFTPHTAQAILQQLPAICLSTVLVIAISLWMASVTARYTDISLSSAFLGSTPGGLTQMTALSEEMPHTDPGVVTFLQTFRLLATVFTVPFLVLHGLADHVDVVGVVLSGSAEELLIAYLPPLGLAIGGMLIATKLHLPTPQLLGPILGTAIWSLQGYTTPPLPSELLKAAQWCVGTYMGLNIPLVALPSWKRLVPLTALSVALLLTATLGIGLVLSNLHGYSLATAFIATAPGGMAEMGLTAMMVHADLSIIISYQLFRLLFILLVIPPFFQWYFRHRNQ; from the coding sequence ATGTTTCTCATGTTTCAAACCGGCCTTATCGCTACTTGCGGAGGCGTTTTATTCTTTTGGCTGAACATGCCTCTCCCCTGGACTCTAGGTCCGTTAGCGGCGGTGCTCCTCTGGCGAGCCTTGTTGCACCGCCCGGCTGCTTGGCCGATACAGGTTCGTAACGGCGGCATGCTCTTTCTGGGTTACGCCATGGGCGCTCCCTTCACGCCGCATACGGCGCAGGCCATTTTACAGCAGTTGCCTGCCATCTGCCTTTCGACCGTTTTGGTGATCGCCATTAGCCTCTGGATGGCCTCTGTAACGGCTCGCTACACCGACATCAGCCTGTCCAGCGCCTTTCTGGGCAGTACGCCCGGCGGACTGACGCAAATGACCGCTTTAAGTGAAGAAATGCCGCATACAGATCCTGGCGTCGTTACTTTCTTGCAGACTTTTCGTCTTTTGGCTACGGTCTTCACGGTGCCGTTTTTGGTTTTGCACGGCCTGGCGGATCACGTGGATGTCGTTGGCGTTGTCCTGTCCGGCAGCGCCGAAGAACTGCTTATTGCCTATCTGCCGCCGCTGGGTTTGGCTATTGGCGGTATGCTTATCGCCACAAAGCTGCACTTGCCCACGCCGCAGCTGCTGGGTCCCATTCTAGGCACAGCCATCTGGTCTTTGCAAGGATACACAACACCGCCTTTGCCTTCGGAACTGCTGAAAGCCGCCCAATGGTGCGTCGGGACTTACATGGGCCTCAACATTCCTTTGGTAGCGCTTCCTTCTTGGAAACGCCTAGTGCCCCTAACAGCGCTGTCCGTCGCCCTGCTGCTCACCGCCACCTTAGGCATTGGCCTGGTTCTCTCCAATCTGCATGGTTATAGCCTGGCTACGGCCTTCATCGCCACCGCTCCCGGCGGCATGGCGGAAATGGGCCTCACCGCCATGATGGTCCACGCAGACCTTTCCATCATCATCTCCTACCAGCTCTTCCGGCTCTTGTTCATCCTCCTCGTCATCCCGCCTTTTTTTCAGTGGTACTTCCGGCACAGGAATCAATAA